In Sinorhizobium numidicum, the following proteins share a genomic window:
- a CDS encoding DUF1801 domain-containing protein, producing the protein MADETSIKSTKVAKKTATEQAAAKAAKPRTSVAKSSARKSANAAAKEPPAHYAVPKATATKGKGPAVAAKPTLLAGGNPQIAKGYGNAPVQAYIAAMPGWKSDVGRRLDEIVVRTVPGVHKAVKWNSPFYGIEGQGWFLNFHCFTKYVKVAFFRGTSLRPLPPGESKHKDVRYLDIHEDDQFDEAQFADWVKQASQLPGERM; encoded by the coding sequence ATGGCCGACGAGACGTCCATCAAGTCAACGAAGGTCGCAAAGAAGACCGCCACCGAGCAGGCCGCTGCGAAGGCGGCCAAGCCGCGCACATCGGTCGCCAAGTCATCAGCCCGCAAGTCCGCGAATGCCGCGGCGAAGGAACCGCCGGCGCACTATGCAGTGCCCAAAGCCACCGCAACCAAGGGCAAGGGCCCGGCGGTGGCCGCGAAGCCGACCCTCCTCGCAGGCGGCAACCCTCAGATCGCGAAGGGCTATGGCAACGCGCCCGTGCAGGCCTACATCGCGGCCATGCCGGGCTGGAAAAGCGACGTCGGGCGCCGCCTCGACGAGATCGTCGTGCGCACCGTCCCCGGCGTGCACAAGGCAGTCAAATGGAACTCGCCCTTCTATGGCATCGAGGGCCAGGGCTGGTTCCTCAACTTTCATTGCTTCACGAAGTACGTCAAAGTGGCTTTCTTCCGCGGCACGTCGCTGCGTCCTCTGCCCCCCGGCGAATCCAAGCACAAGGACGTGCGCTACCTCGACATCCATGAGGACGACCAATTCGACGAAGCTCAGTTCGCCGACTGGGTGAAGCAAGCCAGCCAATTGCCCGGCGAACGAATGTGA
- a CDS encoding SDR family NAD(P)-dependent oxidoreductase: MTDFPYSTALIVGAGSGLSASLARQLAARGVKVALAARNIEKLEALADETGANTFAADATQPASVSALFDDVAAAIGDPEVVVYNASGRVRGPLAELDPSDVEKAIAVSAYGGFLVSQQAARRMIPRGAGAILFTGATASIKGFAQSAAFAMGKFALRGLAQSAARELGPKGIHVAHFVIDGAIRSKMRPENPDKPDALLHPDAIAQSYIDVLLQHRSAWSQEVELRPWSESF; the protein is encoded by the coding sequence ATGACCGACTTTCCCTACAGCACTGCACTCATCGTGGGTGCGGGTTCCGGCCTCAGCGCATCACTTGCCCGTCAGTTGGCAGCACGCGGCGTCAAGGTCGCCTTGGCTGCCCGCAACATCGAAAAGCTGGAGGCACTGGCCGACGAAACCGGTGCGAACACCTTTGCCGCAGATGCTACGCAACCGGCTTCCGTCAGCGCGCTCTTCGATGATGTCGCGGCGGCAATCGGCGATCCCGAAGTCGTGGTCTACAACGCCAGCGGACGGGTGCGAGGTCCTTTGGCCGAACTCGATCCAAGCGATGTCGAAAAGGCGATTGCCGTCAGCGCCTATGGCGGCTTTCTGGTGAGCCAGCAGGCGGCCAGGCGCATGATACCGCGTGGTGCCGGCGCAATCCTGTTTACCGGCGCCACGGCGAGCATCAAGGGATTTGCCCAGTCGGCCGCGTTTGCCATGGGCAAATTCGCGCTTCGCGGCCTTGCCCAGAGCGCGGCCCGTGAACTCGGTCCGAAGGGAATCCACGTCGCTCACTTCGTCATTGACGGTGCCATACGCTCCAAGATGCGGCCGGAAAATCCGGACAAGCCTGATGCACTACTTCATCCGGATGCGATCGCGCAGAGTTACATCGATGTCCTCTTGCAGCATCGAAGCGCTTGGTCGCAGGAGGTAGAGTTAAGACCGTGGTCGGAATCCTTCTAA
- a CDS encoding PQQ-dependent sugar dehydrogenase: MNTGLPRISVIVTVVGALMTGCAGVSARQTAATAGSGGYGPNPTLPKPQPTVIPTINIAEAKGWAGGTKPTPAKGLKVNAFAANLDHPRWLHVLPNGDVLVAESNAPAKKGQGFSLRKLFMDQAMKRAGAATKSANRITLLRDTNGDGVADVRTVFAEGLNSPFGMTLSKGKLYVANTDALVAFPYSTGRTRVTARPEKIVNLPAGDLNHHWTKDVIASPDGRKLYVTVGSNSNVGENGIEAERNRAAVLEVDPASRRARVFASGLRNPNGLSWNPDNGELWVAVNERDEIGDDLVPDYMTSVRDGGFYGWPYSYFGQNVDPRVKPQRPDLVAKAIKPDYALGSHTASLGLTFAEGASLGSAYRNGAFVGQHGSWNRSVRSGYKVIFVPFRNGKPSGPPKDVLTGFIGRDDKAMGRPVGVAFDKTGALLVADDVGNVIWRVSRANRK, from the coding sequence ATGAATACCGGCCTGCCGCGAATCTCAGTCATCGTCACGGTCGTGGGAGCCCTCATGACGGGCTGCGCCGGCGTTTCGGCGCGACAAACGGCAGCGACCGCCGGCAGCGGCGGCTACGGCCCGAACCCGACCTTGCCGAAACCCCAACCCACGGTGATCCCTACCATCAACATCGCCGAGGCGAAAGGCTGGGCGGGAGGTACCAAGCCGACGCCCGCGAAGGGTTTGAAAGTGAACGCCTTTGCGGCGAACCTCGACCATCCGCGCTGGCTGCACGTGCTGCCGAACGGTGACGTGCTGGTTGCCGAAAGCAATGCGCCTGCGAAGAAGGGCCAAGGTTTCAGCCTGCGGAAGCTCTTCATGGACCAGGCCATGAAGCGGGCCGGTGCCGCGACCAAAAGCGCCAATCGCATCACCCTCTTGCGCGACACCAACGGTGACGGCGTCGCCGATGTGCGCACTGTCTTCGCCGAAGGGCTCAACTCGCCGTTTGGCATGACTCTCTCGAAGGGCAAGCTCTATGTCGCCAACACCGACGCACTGGTCGCCTTCCCCTATTCCACCGGTCGGACGCGAGTAACCGCACGACCGGAAAAGATCGTCAACCTGCCGGCCGGCGACCTCAATCACCACTGGACCAAGGATGTGATCGCCAGTCCCGACGGCCGCAAGCTCTACGTCACCGTCGGCTCCAACAGCAATGTCGGCGAAAACGGCATCGAGGCGGAGAGGAACCGCGCCGCGGTGCTCGAGGTCGACCCTGCAAGTCGCCGCGCACGGGTATTTGCCTCAGGTCTGCGTAATCCCAACGGGCTTTCGTGGAACCCGGACAATGGAGAGCTCTGGGTCGCTGTCAACGAGCGCGACGAGATCGGCGATGATCTCGTGCCGGATTACATGACCTCCGTGCGCGACGGCGGCTTCTATGGCTGGCCCTACAGCTATTTCGGCCAGAATGTCGACCCGCGCGTCAAGCCGCAGCGCCCTGATCTTGTCGCGAAGGCCATCAAGCCGGACTACGCGCTCGGCTCGCACACCGCTTCGCTGGGGCTGACATTCGCCGAAGGCGCGTCGCTCGGCTCAGCCTATCGCAACGGTGCCTTCGTCGGCCAGCACGGCTCCTGGAACCGGAGCGTGCGCAGCGGCTACAAGGTGATCTTCGTGCCCTTCCGCAACGGCAAGCCCAGCGGCCCGCCGAAGGACGTCCTCACCGGCTTCATCGGCCGCGACGACAAGGCCATGGGGCGCCCAGTCGGAGTCGCGTTCGACAAGACCGGCGCCCTGCTCGTCGCCGATGACGTCGGCAACGTCATCTGGCGCGTGAGTCGGGCCAACCGCAAATAA
- a CDS encoding TRAP transporter substrate-binding protein, with protein sequence MKRRTQMVGKTSRRKFLGGAAIAGAAMIAAPGVVKAQGPVSMRWQSTWPSKDIFHEYALDFAKKVNDMTGGDLRIEVLPAGAVVPAFGLLDAVSEGTLDGGHGVLVYHYGKQTALALWGSGPGFAMDANMLLAWHKYGGGKELLAKLYESIGANVVSFPYGPMPTQPLGWFKKPVAKVEDINGLKFRTVGISIDVFTALGAAVNALPGGEIVAALDRGLIDAAEFNNASSDRMLGFPDVAKICMLQGYHQNAETFEILFNKAKFDGLPEQMRAIITNAVEAASQDMAWKAIDRYSRDYIAMQTTDQVKFYKTPDAILKRQLEVYDEVVKKKAGENPLFKEVLQSQIAFAERATRWEQDTVVNRRMAFDHYFGKDGVAKEL encoded by the coding sequence ATGAAACGCAGAACCCAAATGGTTGGGAAGACGTCGCGTCGCAAATTCCTGGGCGGCGCGGCCATTGCCGGTGCGGCGATGATCGCGGCACCGGGCGTTGTCAAGGCGCAAGGGCCAGTGAGCATGCGCTGGCAAAGCACCTGGCCATCGAAGGATATCTTTCACGAATACGCGCTCGACTTTGCAAAGAAGGTCAACGACATGACCGGCGGTGACCTCAGAATCGAGGTGCTACCGGCGGGCGCCGTCGTGCCGGCTTTCGGTCTGCTCGATGCCGTCTCGGAAGGGACGCTCGACGGCGGCCATGGCGTGCTCGTCTATCACTACGGCAAACAGACGGCGCTGGCACTCTGGGGCTCTGGTCCCGGCTTCGCCATGGACGCCAACATGCTGCTCGCCTGGCACAAATACGGCGGCGGCAAGGAGCTTCTGGCGAAACTCTACGAATCTATCGGCGCCAATGTCGTCTCCTTCCCCTATGGGCCGATGCCGACGCAGCCGCTCGGCTGGTTCAAGAAGCCGGTTGCCAAGGTCGAGGATATCAACGGACTCAAGTTCCGCACGGTCGGCATCTCGATCGATGTCTTCACCGCCCTTGGCGCCGCGGTCAACGCGCTGCCAGGCGGCGAGATCGTCGCGGCGCTCGACCGCGGGCTGATCGACGCGGCGGAGTTCAACAACGCCTCCTCCGACCGGATGCTCGGTTTCCCTGACGTCGCCAAGATCTGCATGCTGCAGGGCTATCATCAGAATGCCGAGACGTTCGAGATCCTGTTCAACAAGGCAAAGTTCGATGGTCTGCCGGAGCAGATGAGAGCGATCATCACCAATGCGGTCGAGGCGGCTTCGCAGGACATGGCCTGGAAGGCGATCGACCGTTACTCGAGGGATTACATCGCGATGCAGACGACCGACCAGGTCAAATTCTACAAGACGCCGGATGCGATCCTCAAACGGCAGTTGGAGGTCTATGACGAGGTCGTCAAGAAGAAAGCCGGGGAGAACCCGCTGTTCAAGGAAGTCCTCCAGTCGCAGATCGCCTTTGCCGAGCGCGCAACACGGTGGGAGCAGGACACCGTCGTCAACCGGCGCATGGCATTCGACCATTACTTCGGAAAGGACGGCGTGGCGAAGGAGCTCTGA
- a CDS encoding TRAP transporter small permease subunit, with product MRGALEHPGEGVDVQRFLNSVDAISVWVGKAAAWLIIGLMTLVCVEVFKRYILNMPTAWIFDASNMLYGSLFMLAGAYALAQNAHVRGDFLYSSLRPRTQAALDLLLYIFFFLPGVAALIYAGYDYAALSWRIGEHSTVTAEGPPIYYFKTVIPVAGALVMLQGLGEIVRCVVCLRTGEWPSRLADVAELDVVAEQLAHSEHVDAEAREAAIERAQDIDKAARQRGMGGDLQT from the coding sequence ATGCGCGGCGCTCTCGAGCATCCGGGGGAAGGCGTGGACGTTCAGCGTTTTCTGAATTCGGTCGATGCGATCAGCGTGTGGGTCGGGAAGGCTGCGGCGTGGCTCATCATCGGGCTGATGACGCTCGTCTGCGTCGAGGTCTTCAAGCGCTACATCCTGAACATGCCGACGGCGTGGATCTTCGATGCCAGCAACATGCTCTACGGCTCGCTTTTCATGCTGGCGGGCGCCTATGCGCTGGCGCAGAATGCGCATGTGCGCGGCGACTTTCTCTATAGTTCGCTCAGGCCCCGCACGCAGGCCGCGCTCGATCTCCTCCTCTACATCTTCTTTTTCCTGCCGGGCGTCGCCGCTCTCATCTATGCGGGCTACGACTACGCCGCACTTTCTTGGCGGATCGGAGAGCATTCGACCGTGACGGCCGAAGGGCCGCCGATCTATTATTTCAAGACGGTCATTCCGGTGGCCGGCGCGCTCGTCATGCTGCAGGGGCTCGGCGAAATCGTGCGCTGTGTCGTGTGCCTGCGGACCGGAGAATGGCCGAGCCGGCTCGCAGATGTCGCGGAGCTCGACGTCGTCGCCGAGCAACTCGCGCATAGCGAACATGTCGATGCGGAAGCCCGCGAGGCGGCGATCGAGCGGGCGCAGGATATTGACAAGGCGGCGCGTCAACGGGGAATGGGGGGAGACTTGCAGACGTGA
- a CDS encoding VOC family protein, producing the protein MPRMIFVNLPVVDLAKSKAFYEAIGAANQPKFTDETAACMVFSDATFIMLLTHDKFSQFTSKRIADAHSTSEMLLVISQESREAVDAITDKAVAAGGREAREKSQDTAFMYSRCFEDLDGHIWEPLWMHPEAAVQVPEAFANTAA; encoded by the coding sequence ATGCCCCGCATGATCTTCGTCAACCTGCCGGTCGTCGACCTTGCTAAGTCTAAGGCCTTTTACGAGGCAATCGGCGCGGCGAACCAGCCCAAGTTCACGGACGAGACCGCCGCCTGCATGGTGTTCTCCGATGCAACCTTCATAATGCTGCTAACGCACGACAAGTTCAGTCAGTTCACGTCCAAGCGGATCGCGGATGCACATTCGACGAGCGAAATGCTGCTGGTCATTTCGCAGGAGAGCCGCGAGGCGGTGGATGCGATCACCGACAAGGCGGTCGCGGCCGGTGGACGCGAAGCGCGCGAAAAGTCGCAGGATACGGCTTTCATGTACAGCCGCTGCTTCGAGGACCTCGACGGCCATATTTGGGAGCCGCTGTGGATGCACCCCGAAGCGGCCGTGCAAGTGCCCGAGGCGTTCGCCAACACGGCCGCTTAA
- a CDS encoding LysR family transcriptional regulator — MELLNDMALFVEVVKARSFRRAAEAVGMPNSTLSRRISGLEKAIGLRLLHRTTRRIELTEAGQIYFERCRRIVDEARLAHEQLGEMLAQPSGVLRVSLPVDFAIAFLAPRMAEFCRRYPGITFDFDLTPRRVDLVAEPFDVAIRMGELPDSTLITRKLSQRSRYLYASPRYLELSGEPKEPADLAQHECLCMPRAATWTLRDAANSVEITVGGRFTLNSIGMMRRLATLDLGIALLAEEIVADDLADGRLRRVLPDWQATPISVYAVTETRLLPAKTQRFIAFLSECLKQA; from the coding sequence ATGGAACTGCTGAATGACATGGCTCTCTTCGTCGAGGTGGTAAAAGCCCGAAGCTTCCGGCGGGCGGCCGAGGCGGTCGGCATGCCGAACTCGACGCTGTCGCGACGGATCAGTGGTCTGGAAAAGGCAATTGGACTGCGCCTTCTGCATCGCACGACGCGCAGGATCGAACTGACGGAAGCGGGCCAGATCTATTTCGAGCGCTGCAGGCGCATCGTCGATGAGGCGCGGCTCGCCCACGAGCAACTCGGCGAGATGCTGGCGCAGCCGAGCGGCGTATTGCGTGTCTCCCTGCCCGTGGATTTCGCCATTGCCTTTCTGGCACCTCGCATGGCCGAATTCTGCCGCCGCTATCCTGGAATTACCTTCGATTTCGACCTCACGCCGCGGCGGGTCGATCTGGTGGCCGAGCCCTTCGATGTTGCGATCCGCATGGGAGAATTGCCGGATTCGACCCTGATTACGCGCAAGCTTTCTCAGCGGTCGCGTTACCTCTACGCTTCGCCCCGCTATCTTGAACTCTCCGGCGAACCGAAAGAGCCGGCAGATCTGGCTCAGCATGAGTGTCTGTGCATGCCGAGGGCCGCCACGTGGACGTTGCGCGATGCAGCGAACAGTGTCGAAATCACCGTTGGCGGCCGCTTCACGCTCAATAGCATCGGCATGATGCGTCGGCTGGCCACGCTCGACCTGGGCATCGCCCTTCTGGCGGAGGAAATCGTCGCCGACGATCTGGCCGATGGCCGGCTGCGTCGCGTGCTGCCGGATTGGCAAGCCACCCCAATCTCTGTCTACGCCGTCACCGAAACGCGCCTGCTACCGGCGAAGACGCAACGTTTCATCGCGTTCCTGAGTGAATGCTTGAAGCAGGCTTAG
- a CDS encoding PQQ-dependent sugar dehydrogenase — protein sequence MDVFSPKAGFLFARIGFLALASVATVASGIALGPARAELLARVPAAREMAVCGNMLFVGTKGSSVYAVPLSGGRARRAASGFSAANGVACSRGRLFVASSNSITAFDIGRGGALSGRRDIRRGLPNSGAHSFRYIAVGPDSRLYVSLGSPCNICLPRGRQGTIVSMNQDGSDLRRVAWGVRNSVGFDWRGGTMFFTDNGADRMGDDIPPDELNALQPGGFYGFPYFGGQIRLKGFEDAPPPARQIPPVFNFQAHVATLGIHFFRSLGGDALVAEHGSWDRSVPVGRQVVRVRFQGGRPVSATPFLRNVGRPVDVKEAPDGSVLVSDDAGGAIYVFRR from the coding sequence ATGGACGTCTTTTCCCCTAAAGCCGGATTTCTCTTCGCCAGAATCGGATTTCTCGCGCTCGCCTCGGTCGCGACGGTCGCCTCCGGCATTGCCCTCGGCCCGGCGCGGGCCGAGCTGCTCGCCCGCGTTCCCGCCGCGCGCGAAATGGCGGTCTGCGGCAACATGTTGTTCGTCGGAACCAAAGGTTCCTCGGTCTATGCCGTGCCGTTGTCCGGCGGCCGCGCCCGGCGGGCCGCCTCCGGATTTTCCGCTGCGAACGGAGTCGCATGCTCCCGCGGTCGTTTGTTCGTCGCGTCGAGCAACAGCATAACCGCGTTCGACATCGGGCGTGGGGGCGCTCTGAGCGGCAGGCGCGATATTCGCCGAGGGTTGCCGAATTCGGGAGCGCATAGTTTTCGCTATATCGCCGTCGGCCCCGATTCCCGGCTCTATGTCTCGTTGGGATCGCCTTGCAACATTTGCTTGCCGCGCGGGCGGCAAGGTACGATCGTTAGCATGAACCAGGACGGGTCCGACCTTCGACGAGTCGCCTGGGGTGTGCGCAATTCGGTCGGCTTCGACTGGCGCGGCGGCACAATGTTTTTCACCGACAACGGCGCGGACCGAATGGGCGATGATATCCCACCCGACGAGCTGAACGCGCTTCAGCCGGGCGGCTTTTACGGTTTTCCCTATTTCGGAGGCCAAATCCGGCTCAAAGGGTTCGAGGACGCGCCGCCGCCCGCGCGGCAGATTCCGCCCGTCTTCAACTTCCAGGCGCATGTCGCGACCCTCGGAATCCATTTCTTCCGCAGCCTCGGCGGCGACGCTCTGGTCGCCGAGCACGGCAGTTGGGACAGGTCGGTTCCGGTCGGGCGTCAGGTCGTGCGGGTGCGCTTCCAGGGCGGCCGCCCGGTCTCGGCGACGCCTTTCCTCAGAAACGTCGGCCGGCCCGTGGACGTCAAGGAAGCGCCCGACGGTTCCGTCCTCGTATCCGACGACGCCGGAGGCGCGATTTACGTCTTCAGGCGATAA
- a CDS encoding methyltransferase family protein — protein sequence MNEATGNLRDNPGAAVRPPIAWALAAIAGLALDWLYPLPFLPTDVPAGWLGGIVFLAGVALLIWAATTFRRAGTQIQTTQPTTKIVDEGPYRFTRNPIYIGMFLGLIGLAVAFDSLWLIVLLAPFYLVIRYGVVAREEAYLERKFGDVYLAYKARIRRWL from the coding sequence ATGAACGAGGCGACGGGGAATTTGCGCGACAATCCAGGCGCAGCGGTACGGCCGCCGATCGCCTGGGCGCTCGCGGCGATTGCCGGGCTCGCGCTCGACTGGCTCTATCCGCTGCCGTTCCTGCCGACGGACGTGCCGGCTGGCTGGCTCGGCGGCATCGTGTTCCTCGCCGGTGTGGCGCTGCTGATCTGGGCGGCGACGACCTTCCGCCGCGCGGGAACGCAGATCCAGACCACCCAGCCGACGACGAAGATCGTCGACGAAGGCCCCTACCGCTTCACGCGCAACCCGATCTATATCGGTATGTTCCTCGGCCTCATCGGCCTCGCCGTCGCCTTCGACAGCCTGTGGCTCATCGTCCTGTTGGCGCCGTTCTATCTCGTCATCCGCTACGGCGTGGTCGCCCGCGAGGAGGCCTATCTCGAGCGGAAGTTCGGTGACGTCTATCTCGCCTACAAGGCCCGCATCCGGCGGTGGCTGTAG
- a CDS encoding alkene reductase has protein sequence MSQLFTPVNVGRYALPNRLAMAPMTRSRAEFDGTPGEVAAEYYAQRGSVGLIVTEGTQPSDDGQGYLTTPGIYTDAHVAGWRNVTSAVHDTGGHIFIQLMHVGRMSHPDNTPHHRQGVAPSAIAPGTQMFTLKGMQGIATPRALTTDEVRQTVQDFRYAARRAIEAGADGVEIHGANGYLVHQFCAPSANTRTDEYGGSIENRARFAVEVAIAIAEEIGADRTAIRLSPGTTMWGIDEGAEGPDLYRYLVAELDKLGLAYLHIMHNGNEPLLADIRKLWRQPLILNRPGRPRDQIGADVTSALADLESYGQMVLANPDFAARLKAGAPMNEADRNTFFGGSAQGYIDYPTLDAVA, from the coding sequence ATGAGCCAATTGTTCACGCCCGTTAACGTCGGTCGTTATGCGCTGCCGAATCGCCTCGCCATGGCACCGATGACCCGCTCCCGCGCCGAGTTCGACGGCACGCCGGGAGAAGTGGCCGCTGAGTACTACGCCCAGCGCGGCAGTGTTGGCCTGATCGTCACGGAAGGCACCCAGCCTTCGGATGACGGACAGGGCTATCTCACCACCCCGGGCATCTATACCGACGCGCATGTCGCCGGCTGGAGGAACGTCACCTCGGCCGTGCATGACACGGGCGGGCACATCTTCATCCAGCTCATGCATGTCGGGCGCATGTCACACCCCGACAACACGCCGCATCATCGTCAGGGAGTCGCACCCTCAGCGATTGCGCCGGGGACGCAAATGTTTACCCTGAAAGGGATGCAGGGCATCGCCACGCCGCGTGCCTTGACCACTGACGAAGTGCGCCAGACCGTTCAGGACTTCCGCTATGCGGCGCGGCGCGCCATCGAAGCCGGCGCCGATGGCGTCGAAATCCACGGCGCGAACGGCTATCTCGTGCATCAGTTCTGCGCCCCAAGCGCCAACACCCGGACCGATGAATATGGTGGTTCGATCGAGAACCGCGCGCGCTTCGCCGTGGAAGTGGCCATCGCCATTGCCGAAGAGATCGGCGCGGACAGGACGGCGATCCGCCTGTCTCCCGGCACGACCATGTGGGGCATCGACGAAGGCGCCGAAGGGCCTGATCTCTACCGCTATCTGGTCGCCGAACTCGACAAGCTGGGCCTTGCATACCTCCACATCATGCACAATGGCAACGAGCCGCTTCTGGCCGACATCCGCAAACTCTGGAGACAGCCGCTGATCCTGAACCGGCCGGGCCGCCCGCGCGACCAGATCGGGGCCGATGTGACGTCGGCGCTGGCCGACCTGGAATCCTATGGCCAGATGGTTCTGGCCAACCCGGATTTTGCCGCGCGACTCAAGGCCGGTGCGCCAATGAACGAGGCGGATCGCAACACCTTCTTCGGCGGCAGCGCACAGGGCTACATCGACTACCCGACCCTCGACGCCGTCGCGTAA
- a CDS encoding DUF1801 domain-containing protein — protein MKKGATTMQKSGSKEGEGEDSPSHLIDARINELSDWRGETLARVRSLIKQADPEVVEEWKWRGVPVWSHAGIICTGETYKNVVKMTFAKGASLEDPSGLFNSSLEGNTRRAIDIHEGDKIDEEALKALIRAAVALNTSVRATARPVRSQKRPKSE, from the coding sequence ATGAAGAAAGGAGCAACAACCATGCAGAAGAGCGGCTCTAAGGAAGGCGAAGGAGAAGACTCTCCCTCTCATCTGATCGATGCGAGAATCAACGAGCTGAGTGATTGGCGGGGCGAGACGCTCGCTCGGGTCCGAAGTCTCATCAAGCAAGCCGACCCCGAAGTGGTCGAGGAGTGGAAGTGGAGAGGGGTTCCGGTGTGGTCGCACGCGGGAATCATCTGCACCGGCGAGACGTACAAGAATGTCGTGAAGATGACCTTCGCCAAGGGCGCCTCGTTGGAGGACCCTTCAGGCCTCTTCAACTCCAGCCTCGAAGGCAACACCAGGCGTGCCATCGATATCCATGAGGGCGACAAGATTGATGAAGAGGCGTTGAAGGCGCTCATTCGCGCCGCCGTGGCACTGAACACCTCGGTGCGCGCTACCGCTCGCCCCGTCCGCTCTCAGAAGAGACCAAAGAGCGAATGA
- a CDS encoding VOC family protein — MAIDFNHTILSARNSEASAKFLAEMLGLPAPRHWGPFQMVTTENGANLDYMDTDGKITPQHYAFLVSEAEFDQIFGRIRERNLPYWADPSRTKRGEINHHDGGRGVYFEDSNGHLLEIITRQYGSGGWNP, encoded by the coding sequence ATGGCTATCGACTTCAACCACACAATCTTGTCGGCCCGCAACAGTGAGGCGTCTGCAAAATTCTTGGCGGAAATGCTTGGCCTTCCAGCCCCGAGGCACTGGGGGCCCTTTCAGATGGTCACGACCGAAAACGGTGCCAACCTCGACTACATGGACACCGATGGCAAAATCACGCCGCAGCACTATGCGTTCCTGGTCAGCGAAGCCGAGTTCGACCAGATCTTCGGTAGGATTCGTGAACGCAATCTCCCGTACTGGGCCGATCCTAGCCGGACGAAACGGGGTGAGATCAATCATCATGACGGCGGCCGCGGCGTTTATTTTGAGGACTCGAACGGTCATCTTCTCGAGATCATTACCCGTCAATACGGCAGCGGCGGATGGAACCCGTAA
- a CDS encoding Kelch repeat-containing protein → MPLPQIYPFLTLVFVWLLLSSATAAQPGAGQWQSAAPMPSERSEIAVAELDGKIYVVGGFSNASNLEIYDPRADRWSRGVPPPQPLHHAGAVGLNGKLYVVGGYSDGWTPVASLYEYDSARNRWRRLAPMPTARGALAAAVLDGKIHVVGGAGDERRNTPAHEVYDPASDTWSNRAALPTPRDHLAVAVIGGRLYAIGGRIDGSYASNLAANEVYDPASDRWQRRSDLPTPRSGIAAGVIDERIVVVGGEAPEGTFDTVEAYDPASDDWQRLAAMPTARHGLGAAVVDGRMFVIGGGPTPGGSASPANEVFTP, encoded by the coding sequence ATGCCATTACCGCAAATATACCCGTTCCTCACACTCGTGTTTGTTTGGCTGCTGCTGAGCAGCGCGACGGCGGCGCAGCCGGGCGCTGGCCAGTGGCAGAGCGCCGCGCCGATGCCCTCCGAGCGCTCCGAGATCGCCGTCGCCGAGCTGGACGGCAAGATCTATGTGGTCGGCGGTTTCTCCAACGCCAGTAACCTGGAGATCTATGATCCGCGCGCTGACCGCTGGAGCCGCGGCGTCCCACCCCCGCAGCCGCTGCATCATGCGGGGGCGGTCGGCCTAAACGGCAAGCTCTATGTTGTTGGCGGCTATTCTGACGGCTGGACGCCGGTCGCCTCGCTCTACGAATATGATTCGGCGCGCAATCGCTGGCGCCGCCTGGCACCTATGCCAACCGCACGAGGTGCACTTGCCGCAGCGGTGCTCGACGGCAAGATCCATGTCGTCGGCGGGGCTGGAGACGAGCGACGCAATACGCCTGCGCATGAGGTCTATGATCCCGCCAGCGACACTTGGTCGAACCGTGCGGCTCTACCAACCCCGCGCGACCACCTCGCGGTCGCCGTGATTGGCGGGCGGCTTTATGCCATCGGTGGCCGCATCGACGGCAGCTATGCCAGCAACCTGGCCGCCAACGAGGTCTATGATCCGGCGAGCGACCGCTGGCAACGCCGCTCCGACTTGCCGACACCGCGCAGCGGGATCGCTGCGGGCGTCATCGACGAGCGCATCGTTGTGGTCGGCGGCGAAGCGCCGGAGGGCACCTTCGACACGGTCGAGGCTTACGATCCGGCGAGCGACGACTGGCAGCGCCTTGCAGCAATGCCGACGGCGCGGCACGGCCTGGGGGCGGCCGTGGTCGACGGCCGGATGTTCGTCATCGGCGGCGGGCCGACGCCGGGCGGCTCGGCTTCCCCCGCCAACGAGGTCTTTACCCCCTAG